A genomic segment from Polyangium mundeleinium encodes:
- a CDS encoding DUF5682 family protein, with amino-acid sequence MSGKLHVVGVRHHSPACARLVAAVLARVDPAVLLIEGPSDWNVKMAELALDHAPPIAIFTHYLTEDGPVSSFTPFCAFSPEWVALRWAFEHGKTVRFCDLPSWSKAFVGVENRYRDEDDRYERALEALCRRTGTSDLDALWDHLFEGRSPDELEPALEAYFQQIRGDTEAGERDGPREAFMRDHASWALTRGDVVLVCGGYHAPALVDITPGGPEPVPPAPPLGGQSHLVPWTYARMDNFAGYQAGMPSPMWWELEWKLGAGVAEAMLDRSLEALRKNTQRPTVADHIAVRTTIGALAALRGHETPKRVDVLDGLLSALLREPLPGPPPWSRRGIVTGDLHPTLATLLRTFTGDRVGRLSAGTERPPLLRDVHDTLSRLGLSPPRNPQTVSLDWRIEGERERLRVLHRLRLLEIPGFVRVHGPAWGTDARMAEAFKLVWRHDQDPAIIEASRWGSTLEGAVSLLLSHRLLAADSLAARVDALGDAAFVGLTKLAGEILDLVANAVATTPSFGALGPAIEKLLGLWRHGEWLEVVGAPIFAPVLRAAGERSLSLLAGIQGTDLLPADLTAMRSLAELLRHGEALGLDPDDTRAVLARRVTDRAAPAMLRGAALGAIWFLDTEAAPVDSAIDGALFASSEGRLGDYLAGLFALARGPALRDEQLVGAVDAALGKLDDDAFLIALPALRLAFSWFPPAERARFGALLATRWGKRANASWIGDVPANVLQAGLALDARVLSWGRALGVLE; translated from the coding sequence GTGTCTGGAAAGCTCCACGTCGTCGGCGTACGGCACCACAGCCCCGCGTGCGCGCGGCTCGTCGCGGCCGTGCTCGCGCGCGTCGACCCGGCCGTGCTGCTCATCGAGGGCCCGTCCGACTGGAACGTCAAAATGGCGGAGCTCGCGCTCGACCACGCGCCGCCGATCGCGATCTTCACGCATTACCTGACCGAGGACGGCCCGGTCTCGTCCTTCACGCCGTTCTGCGCGTTTTCCCCGGAGTGGGTCGCGCTCCGCTGGGCCTTCGAGCACGGGAAAACCGTGCGGTTCTGCGATTTGCCCTCGTGGAGCAAGGCGTTCGTCGGCGTGGAGAATCGGTATCGCGACGAGGACGATCGCTACGAACGAGCGCTCGAAGCGCTTTGCCGCCGCACGGGCACCTCGGACCTCGACGCCTTGTGGGATCACCTCTTCGAGGGCCGCTCCCCGGACGAGCTCGAACCCGCGCTCGAAGCCTACTTCCAGCAGATCCGCGGCGATACGGAGGCGGGGGAGCGGGACGGCCCCCGCGAGGCCTTCATGCGGGATCATGCGTCGTGGGCGCTCACGCGCGGCGACGTCGTGCTCGTGTGCGGCGGATATCATGCGCCCGCGCTCGTCGACATCACGCCCGGCGGCCCCGAGCCCGTTCCCCCGGCGCCCCCGCTCGGCGGCCAGAGCCACCTCGTACCCTGGACCTATGCCCGCATGGATAACTTCGCCGGCTACCAGGCCGGAATGCCCTCGCCGATGTGGTGGGAGCTCGAATGGAAGCTCGGCGCGGGCGTGGCGGAGGCGATGCTCGATCGCAGCCTGGAAGCCTTGCGCAAGAACACGCAACGGCCCACGGTCGCCGACCATATCGCGGTTCGCACGACCATCGGCGCGCTCGCGGCGCTGCGCGGGCACGAGACGCCGAAGCGCGTGGACGTGCTCGACGGGCTGCTCTCCGCCCTCCTCCGCGAGCCGCTCCCCGGCCCGCCGCCCTGGTCGCGGCGTGGCATCGTGACGGGCGATCTGCACCCGACACTGGCGACGCTCCTCCGCACATTCACGGGCGATCGGGTGGGCCGTTTGTCCGCGGGGACGGAGCGACCGCCGCTCCTCCGCGACGTGCACGACACGCTCTCCCGCCTCGGGCTGTCGCCGCCGAGAAACCCGCAGACGGTCTCGCTCGATTGGCGTATCGAGGGGGAGCGCGAGCGATTGCGGGTCCTGCATCGATTGCGATTGCTCGAAATCCCGGGGTTCGTCCGGGTGCATGGGCCGGCGTGGGGCACGGACGCGCGCATGGCCGAGGCATTCAAGCTCGTCTGGCGGCACGATCAGGATCCGGCCATCATCGAGGCCTCACGCTGGGGCTCGACACTCGAAGGCGCGGTCTCCTTGCTCCTCTCGCACCGCTTGCTCGCGGCCGATTCGCTCGCCGCGCGCGTGGACGCGCTCGGGGACGCGGCATTCGTGGGGCTCACGAAGCTCGCCGGCGAGATCCTCGATCTCGTGGCGAATGCGGTGGCCACCACGCCCTCGTTTGGCGCGCTCGGACCGGCCATCGAAAAACTCCTCGGCCTGTGGCGTCACGGCGAATGGCTGGAGGTCGTCGGCGCGCCGATCTTCGCGCCGGTGCTGCGCGCGGCCGGCGAGCGGTCGTTGTCGCTGCTCGCCGGCATTCAGGGGACGGATCTGCTCCCGGCCGATCTCACCGCGATGCGCTCGCTCGCCGAGCTTTTGCGCCATGGCGAGGCGCTCGGCCTCGATCCGGACGATACCCGCGCCGTGCTCGCGCGCAGGGTCACGGACCGGGCCGCGCCCGCGATGCTGCGGGGCGCCGCGCTCGGCGCGATCTGGTTCCTCGACACCGAAGCCGCGCCCGTGGATTCGGCCATCGACGGCGCGCTCTTCGCCTCCTCGGAAGGGCGGCTCGGCGATTACCTCGCGGGCCTGTTTGCCCTGGCGCGTGGGCCTGCGCTACGTGACGAACAGCTCGTCGGCGCGGTCGATGCGGCCCTCGGCAAGCTCGACGACGACGCATTCCTCATCGCGCTCCCCGCATTGCGCCTCGCTTTTTCGTGGTTTCCGCCGGCCGAGCGCGCGCGGTTCGGCGCGCTCCTCGCCACGCGCTGGGGCAAACGGGCGAATGCGTCCTGGATCGGGGACGTCCCCGCAAACGTCTTGCAAGCCGGCCTCGCGCTCGACGCGCGGGTGCTCTCGTGGGGCCGCGCGCTCGGGGTGCTCGAATGA
- a CDS encoding AAA family ATPase: protein MKKKQAGLQRAPAELHFKDELARLAAEDTGPRPPGWKLSPRAVRAFVLGDPARDIKPKFVGHSAVIDRAMVSLATSRGLLLIGEPGTAKSWLSELLAAAISGQSTLTVQGSAATSEDQIKHSWNYALLLAEGPDERALVPGPVLTGMRDGKVVRFEEITRCPAEVQDGLLSILSDRVLTIPELGEQGVVFAREGFNIIATANTRDRGVNEMSAALKRRFNFETLFPIGDLAAEIELVRRESARLLDASGVKMTLPEPVLEVLVTTFRELRTGVSGDGQPVERLSTVLSTAEAVSVAHAVGVRAAFLGDGAAHPGDVIDCLAGAAVKDNAEDLEKLRRYLETVVSKRKAPHWVALHAARSRL from the coding sequence GTGAAGAAGAAGCAGGCAGGTTTGCAGCGCGCCCCGGCGGAGCTGCATTTCAAGGACGAGCTCGCGCGGCTCGCCGCGGAGGACACGGGCCCGCGCCCGCCCGGGTGGAAGCTCTCGCCGCGGGCGGTGCGGGCGTTCGTGCTCGGCGATCCGGCGCGCGACATCAAGCCGAAATTCGTCGGCCATTCCGCGGTGATCGATCGGGCCATGGTCTCGCTCGCGACCTCGCGCGGGCTCTTGCTCATCGGCGAGCCGGGCACGGCGAAGAGCTGGCTCTCGGAGCTCCTCGCCGCGGCGATCTCCGGGCAGTCGACGCTCACGGTGCAAGGCAGCGCGGCGACGAGCGAGGACCAGATCAAGCATTCGTGGAACTACGCTTTGCTCCTCGCCGAGGGCCCGGACGAGCGCGCGCTCGTGCCCGGCCCCGTGCTCACGGGCATGCGCGACGGCAAGGTCGTGCGATTCGAGGAAATCACGCGGTGCCCGGCCGAGGTGCAAGACGGGCTGCTCTCGATCCTCTCGGATCGTGTCCTCACGATTCCCGAGCTTGGCGAGCAAGGCGTGGTCTTCGCGCGGGAGGGCTTCAACATCATCGCCACGGCGAACACCCGCGACCGCGGTGTCAATGAAATGAGCGCTGCGCTCAAGCGCCGCTTCAACTTCGAAACCCTCTTCCCGATCGGCGATCTCGCGGCCGAGATCGAGCTCGTCCGCCGCGAATCCGCGCGCCTGCTCGACGCCTCGGGCGTGAAAATGACCTTGCCCGAGCCGGTGCTCGAGGTCCTCGTCACCACGTTCCGCGAGCTGCGCACGGGCGTCTCCGGCGACGGCCAGCCCGTCGAGCGGCTCTCGACCGTCCTTTCCACGGCCGAAGCGGTCTCCGTCGCGCATGCCGTCGGCGTCCGGGCAGCGTTCCTCGGCGACGGCGCCGCGCACCCGGGCGACGTCATCGATTGCCTCGCGGGTGCCGCGGTGAAGGACAATGCCGAGGACCTGGAGAAGCTGCGGCGATATCTCGAGACCGTGGTGAGCAAACGCAAGGCGCCGCATTGGGTCGCGCTGCACGCGGCGCGGTCGAGGCTCTAA